One region of Termitidicoccus mucosus genomic DNA includes:
- a CDS encoding DUF11 domain-containing protein, protein MMQNPSVRFRTWFLAAALLAAPFVRLPADGVAPPVPPTPGIPPPPAAAAPRFSSDLYRVEKQIVSSSGRVGEEAVYSIRVDARDDIEQVRLLEILPPGLEYIGAEPAPAEVVNGAYLWAWEGMQRNTSREVRLRVRPADGGWFVTNTKVAVVPVVALPLFAGRPKLQLEKTGPSAAELGSDINFQLVVSNVGTAAAENVRVSDTLPAGLYGADRSGNVVNFHIDRLAAGERRVFDVPVKAAVKGEWDNHANVFFEQAIQANATAHVSIVESKVSIAKSGPARAYTFTEAGYTITVHNDGDTVLENIRLADEVVDGLRFVEASDGGQFHRDTVTWTIPRLAQGESASRTVRLSGQKIYTSTAEAVATLVTGKQAKASATTVWEGAPGVLTELMEDVDPVRVGKNVVYTVRITNQSPMTAITGDVLLKLTGELRPLEVTKKSGAAIDGQDIIAKGVQIKPKGSYTFKVTTEAVKSGMAWARLEFSADFLQRPSVKEESTNVY, encoded by the coding sequence ATGATGCAAAATCCCTCCGTCCGATTCCGCACGTGGTTTCTCGCCGCGGCCTTGCTGGCCGCGCCATTTGTCCGGTTGCCCGCCGATGGCGTGGCGCCGCCCGTGCCGCCGACCCCCGGCATCCCGCCGCCGCCCGCCGCCGCCGCGCCGCGCTTCAGCTCCGATCTCTATCGGGTGGAAAAGCAGATTGTCTCCTCGTCGGGCAGGGTGGGGGAGGAGGCGGTTTACAGCATCCGCGTGGATGCGCGCGACGACATCGAGCAGGTGCGCCTGCTGGAGATCCTCCCGCCCGGGCTCGAATACATCGGCGCGGAACCGGCGCCGGCCGAGGTCGTGAACGGCGCCTATCTCTGGGCGTGGGAGGGCATGCAGCGCAACACCTCCCGCGAGGTGCGCCTCCGTGTGCGCCCGGCGGACGGCGGATGGTTTGTCACCAATACCAAGGTGGCCGTCGTGCCCGTCGTCGCGCTGCCGCTTTTTGCGGGCCGGCCCAAGCTGCAACTCGAAAAGACCGGCCCCTCGGCCGCCGAGCTCGGCAGCGACATCAACTTCCAGCTCGTCGTGAGCAACGTCGGCACGGCGGCGGCGGAAAACGTCCGCGTCTCCGACACGCTGCCCGCCGGCCTTTACGGCGCCGACCGCAGCGGCAACGTCGTCAACTTCCACATCGACCGGCTGGCGGCCGGCGAGCGGCGCGTCTTCGACGTGCCGGTGAAGGCCGCCGTCAAGGGCGAGTGGGACAACCACGCCAACGTCTTTTTCGAGCAGGCGATCCAGGCCAACGCCACCGCTCACGTCTCGATCGTCGAATCCAAGGTCTCCATTGCCAAGAGCGGCCCGGCGCGCGCCTACACGTTTACCGAGGCCGGCTACACCATCACCGTGCACAACGACGGCGACACCGTGCTGGAGAACATCCGGCTGGCCGACGAGGTCGTGGACGGACTGCGTTTCGTCGAGGCGTCGGACGGCGGCCAGTTCCACCGCGACACGGTCACCTGGACGATTCCGCGCCTCGCGCAGGGCGAAAGCGCCTCCCGCACCGTGCGGCTCTCCGGCCAGAAAATCTACACCTCGACCGCCGAGGCCGTGGCGACGCTTGTCACCGGCAAGCAGGCGAAAGCCTCCGCCACCACGGTGTGGGAAGGCGCCCCCGGCGTGCTCACCGAGCTGATGGAGGACGTCGATCCCGTGCGGGTCGGCAAAAACGTCGTCTATACGGTTCGCATCACCAACCAGAGCCCGATGACCGCGATCACCGGCGATGTGCTTCTCAAGCTGACCGGAGAACTGCGTCCGCTGGAGGTGACCAAAAAATCCGGCGCAGCCATCGACGGGCAGGACATCATTGCGAAGGGCGTGCAGATCAAGCCGAAGGGCTCCTATACCTTCAAGGTCACGACCGAGGCCGTCAAATCCGGCATGGCGTGGGCGCGGCTGGAGTTCAGCGCCGACTTCCTGCAACGTCCCTCCGTGAAGGAAGAGTCCACCAACGTGTATTGA
- a CDS encoding LysM peptidoglycan-binding domain-containing protein, whose product MNQAPSSRYSLAALAWLLALLGATPAMAATPDEIAALRAQAIAGSPAAQYNLGLVYLNQEDAAYDPAEAYAWMQLASENGVAGLSLGTLSARLDAAQSGRATRRLAELRAAVAAAKPARPPVVSVSPVSAAPLTAAQAGPVAAANPAPQGAAAVNELTAMMESLIAENKQLRATVVAQENRQSLLQQELSAARLDAAQSAANEKKKNENLARDLASARQSTAALEKKNDALATEARDLAGQLAQTRAAAGQARDESLKELTALRSDHAEAARQNADLAGKLAAAEKLSAELDASKRSLQAARASHAEAAALLDSTRTQLDAVRKENASLAQQLAASQSTATLVASQGSAARQQLEESRRELETDRAAADQAARETKTLQRQLAARQQELDAALAESGTKQEKISALETRLADIQTRVASSDESAAKTIGELRDRLGVAQQQLDEAGATNVRLADDSAARRGQIDTLRAELDSAKTAARAANEAAAQTVAQLQSRLADRQKELDASLSESGAKQEKVAALETLIAELQETAAKTAGELRDQLDATRRQRDESVSESVSESGAKQERIAELETRLVETAAARDETARQLAASQEQAAGLSTDSAALREQIARLNAELETTKTAAHASDETAARLAAELRQELSAAQTRLADAQTRAASSDEAATKTIGELRDRLGVAQQQLTETNEANARLADDSAARRGQIDTLRAELDSAKTAAHAANETAAQTIEQLQSRLADRQRQLDAALSESGAKQDKITALETQLADIQSRAVSSDEATAKAIAGLRDQLDESRRQRDESASDAGAKQEKITALETRLAETVAARDETARQLAASQEQAAGLSRDSAALREQIARLDTELETTKTSARASDESAAQTIEQLQSRLADRQRQLDAALSESGAKQDKIAALETQLADIQSRAVSSDESAAKTIAGLRDQLGAAQQQLTEANEASTRLADDSAAQRGQLDTLRAELDSAKTAALASGETAAQTIAEFRRQLDDSRAGDAAKQEAITRLEARFADTNTSLEQTARQLTEAGENIARLTENAAALREQNTTLLAGLETAKSNAAAADQTAAQTISDLRDQLDATRRQLAEFIADAAEKQDKLAAQDTRLAEIAAARDETARQLAASQEQAAGLSRDSAALREQIARLDTELETTKTAARASDETAAQTITAQRGQIDTLRAELDTAKTGASAAAETAAQTIAQHRADLDTARRQLADTRETVARLTGDADGLREQIASLNAGLETARTGAAEAARAAAHSLEQLRVRLDAAEQQRDEAAAAAGARQEKITLLEKQLADTQAETASSAEAAAKTAAGLREQLAASGESAARLTEAAAALREQNATLRVELADTKSRATTSLETAAQTIGKLHAELEARKRQFEDALADSRARQERVMILEKNLADTVAAARHERGQIMQQLAATQSELDQTRRYIADIAAGYQNLASRAAQLAGPAPAAPARPLSTPARPAPPPPAVLPVRTHKVAAGDTLSKLAKDYYGSVERWPEIYEANREALKNPASLDLGMELLIP is encoded by the coding sequence ATGAACCAAGCACCCTCGTCCCGTTATTCCCTCGCCGCACTCGCATGGTTGCTGGCCCTGCTGGGCGCCACTCCGGCCATGGCCGCCACGCCGGACGAGATCGCCGCCTTGCGCGCCCAGGCCATCGCGGGCTCGCCCGCCGCCCAATACAATCTCGGCCTCGTTTATCTGAACCAGGAGGACGCCGCCTACGATCCGGCCGAGGCCTACGCATGGATGCAGCTCGCCTCCGAAAATGGCGTCGCCGGATTGTCCCTCGGCACCCTTTCCGCCCGGCTCGACGCCGCCCAGTCCGGCCGCGCCACCAGGCGCCTCGCCGAACTCCGCGCCGCCGTCGCGGCGGCAAAGCCCGCGCGTCCGCCTGTCGTTTCCGTCTCCCCCGTCAGCGCCGCGCCGCTCACCGCGGCGCAGGCGGGTCCGGTCGCCGCCGCCAACCCCGCGCCCCAGGGCGCCGCCGCCGTGAACGAACTCACCGCCATGATGGAATCGCTCATCGCGGAAAACAAACAACTCAGGGCCACCGTTGTCGCCCAGGAAAACCGCCAGTCCCTTCTCCAGCAGGAACTCTCCGCCGCCCGGCTCGACGCCGCCCAGTCCGCCGCCAACGAGAAAAAGAAAAACGAAAACCTCGCCCGCGACCTCGCCTCCGCCCGCCAGTCCACGGCCGCGCTGGAGAAAAAAAACGACGCGCTCGCCACCGAGGCCCGCGACCTCGCCGGGCAGCTTGCGCAAACCCGCGCCGCCGCCGGCCAGGCCCGGGATGAATCCCTCAAGGAACTCACCGCCCTGCGCTCCGACCACGCCGAGGCCGCCCGGCAAAACGCCGACCTCGCCGGGAAACTTGCCGCCGCCGAAAAACTCTCCGCCGAACTCGACGCCTCGAAACGCAGCCTTCAGGCCGCGCGCGCCTCCCACGCCGAGGCCGCCGCGCTCCTCGACTCCACCCGCACCCAGCTCGACGCGGTGCGCAAGGAAAATGCCAGCCTCGCGCAGCAACTCGCCGCCAGCCAGTCCACCGCCACCCTCGTCGCCTCCCAGGGCTCCGCCGCCCGGCAGCAACTCGAGGAATCACGCCGCGAACTCGAAACCGACCGCGCCGCCGCCGACCAGGCCGCGCGCGAAACCAAAACGCTCCAGCGCCAGCTTGCCGCCCGCCAGCAGGAACTCGACGCCGCCCTCGCCGAGTCCGGAACGAAGCAGGAAAAAATCTCCGCCCTCGAAACCCGGCTGGCCGACATCCAGACCCGCGTCGCCTCGTCCGACGAATCCGCCGCCAAAACCATCGGCGAACTCCGCGACCGGCTCGGCGTCGCGCAACAACAACTCGACGAAGCTGGCGCGACCAACGTCCGGCTCGCCGATGACTCCGCCGCCCGGCGCGGCCAAATTGACACCCTGCGCGCCGAACTCGACTCCGCCAAGACCGCCGCCCGCGCCGCAAACGAAGCCGCCGCGCAAACCGTCGCACAGCTCCAGTCCCGGCTCGCCGACCGCCAGAAGGAACTCGATGCCTCGCTTTCCGAATCCGGCGCGAAACAGGAAAAGGTCGCCGCTCTCGAAACCCTGATTGCCGAGCTTCAGGAAACCGCCGCCAAAACAGCCGGGGAACTCCGCGACCAACTCGACGCGACCCGGCGCCAGCGCGACGAATCCGTCTCCGAATCCGTCTCCGAATCCGGCGCGAAGCAGGAAAGAATCGCAGAGCTCGAAACCCGGCTGGTCGAAACCGCCGCCGCCCGCGACGAGACCGCGCGCCAGCTTGCCGCCTCGCAGGAACAGGCCGCCGGCTTGTCCACGGATTCGGCCGCCCTTCGCGAACAGATCGCCCGGCTCAATGCCGAACTCGAAACGACAAAAACCGCCGCCCATGCCTCGGACGAAACGGCCGCGCGGCTCGCCGCCGAACTTCGCCAGGAACTTTCCGCCGCGCAAACCCGGCTGGCCGACGCCCAGACCCGCGCCGCCTCGTCTGATGAAGCCGCCACCAAAACCATCGGTGAACTCCGCGACCGGCTCGGGGTCGCGCAACAACAACTCACCGAAACCAACGAGGCCAACGCCCGGCTCGCCGATGACTCCGCCGCCCGGCGCGGCCAAATCGACACGCTGCGCGCCGAACTCGATTCCGCCAAGACCGCCGCCCACGCGGCAAACGAAACCGCCGCGCAAACCATCGAACAACTCCAGTCCCGGCTCGCCGACCGCCAGCGGCAACTCGACGCGGCCCTCTCCGAATCCGGCGCGAAACAGGACAAGATCACCGCGCTCGAAACCCAACTCGCCGACATCCAGAGCCGCGCCGTTTCATCCGACGAAGCCACCGCCAAGGCCATCGCCGGCCTCCGCGACCAGCTCGACGAGAGCCGGCGCCAGCGCGACGAATCTGCTTCCGATGCTGGCGCGAAGCAGGAAAAAATCACCGCGCTGGAAACCCGGCTGGCCGAAACCGTCGCCGCCCGCGACGAGACCGCGCGCCAGCTTGCTGCCTCGCAGGAACAGGCCGCCGGTTTGTCCAGGGATTCCGCCGCCCTCCGCGAGCAGATCGCCCGGCTCGACACCGAGCTCGAAACGACAAAAACCTCCGCCCGCGCCTCGGACGAGTCTGCCGCGCAAACCATCGAACAACTCCAGTCCCGGCTCGCCGACCGCCAGCGGCAACTCGACGCGGCCCTCTCCGAGTCCGGTGCGAAACAGGATAAGATCGCCGCGCTCGAAACCCAGCTCGCCGACATCCAGAGTCGCGCCGTTTCATCCGACGAATCCGCCGCCAAGACCATCGCCGGGCTTCGCGACCAGCTCGGTGCCGCGCAGCAGCAACTCACCGAAGCCAATGAGGCCAGCACCCGCCTCGCCGACGACTCCGCCGCCCAGCGCGGGCAACTCGACACCCTGCGCGCCGAACTCGATTCCGCCAAGACCGCTGCCCTTGCCTCCGGCGAAACCGCCGCGCAAACCATCGCCGAATTTCGCCGCCAGCTCGACGACTCCCGGGCCGGCGATGCCGCGAAACAGGAAGCCATCACCCGCCTCGAAGCCCGGTTCGCCGATACAAACACCTCCCTTGAACAAACCGCCCGGCAACTCACCGAGGCCGGCGAAAACATCGCCCGCCTGACCGAAAATGCCGCCGCCCTCCGCGAGCAAAACACCACCCTGCTTGCCGGACTCGAAACGGCCAAAAGCAACGCCGCCGCCGCCGATCAAACCGCCGCGCAGACCATCTCCGACCTTCGCGATCAACTCGACGCGACCCGGCGGCAGCTCGCCGAGTTCATCGCCGACGCCGCGGAAAAACAGGACAAGCTCGCCGCGCAGGACACCCGGCTGGCCGAAATCGCCGCCGCCCGCGACGAGACCGCGCGCCAACTTGCCGCCTCGCAGGAACAAGCCGCCGGTTTGTCCAGGGATTCCGCCGCCCTCCGCGAGCAGATCGCCCGGCTCGACACCGAGCTCGAAACGACAAAAACCGCCGCCCGCGCCTCGGACGAAACCGCCGCCCAAACCATCACCGCCCAGCGCGGACAAATCGACACCCTTCGCGCCGAACTCGATACTGCCAAGACCGGTGCGTCCGCCGCCGCCGAAACCGCCGCGCAAACCATCGCACAACACCGCGCCGACCTCGACACCGCCCGCCGGCAACTCGCCGACACCCGGGAAACCGTCGCGCGTCTCACTGGCGACGCGGACGGCCTCCGCGAGCAGATCGCCAGCCTGAACGCTGGGCTGGAGACGGCCAGGACCGGCGCCGCCGAGGCCGCCCGGGCCGCCGCCCATTCGCTCGAGCAACTCCGCGTCCGGCTCGATGCCGCGGAGCAGCAGCGCGACGAGGCCGCCGCCGCAGCCGGCGCCAGGCAGGAAAAAATCACCTTGCTGGAAAAACAACTCGCCGACACCCAGGCCGAGACCGCCTCGTCCGCCGAGGCCGCCGCCAAGACCGCCGCCGGGCTCCGCGAGCAACTCGCCGCCTCCGGTGAATCCGCCGCCCGCCTCACCGAGGCCGCCGCCGCCCTGCGCGAGCAGAACGCCACCCTGCGCGTGGAGCTTGCCGACACCAAGTCGCGCGCGACCACCTCCCTCGAAACCGCCGCGCAGACCATCGGCAAGCTCCACGCCGAACTCGAAGCCAGGAAACGCCAGTTCGAGGACGCCCTTGCCGACTCCCGCGCCCGGCAGGAACGGGTCATGATCCTCGAAAAAAACCTCGCGGACACCGTCGCCGCCGCCCGGCACGAACGCGGCCAGATCATGCAGCAGCTTGCCGCCACCCAGTCCGAGCTCGACCAAACCCGCCGCTATATCGCGGATATCGCCGCGGGCTACCAGAACCTCGCCTCGCGCGCCGCCCAGCTCGCCGGTCCGGCTCCCGCGGCCCCCGCCCGCCCGCTTTCCACCCCCGCCCGCCCGGCGCCGCCCCCGCCCGCAGTTCTTCCCGTGCGCACCCACAAGGTCGCCGCCGGCGACACCCTTTCCAAGCTGGCCAAGGACTATTATGGCTCCGTCGAGCGCTGGCCGGAAATCTACGAGGCCAATCGCGAAGCCCTCAAAAATCCCGCCTCCCTCGACCTTGGGATGGAACTCCTCATCCCCTGA
- a CDS encoding M12 family metallo-peptidase: MKHVRPLIAVCLLLAALIVAWRWNARHAGHASHAREETAQPASAAPHKSVTADAMEQSAAAAGESAEATPTGGAVSPWELTGKVADAPAPHGTTTSAMEIDLAAAHTALPAINKGDFIDFDLGGGKQMRGKVNMVAIDDSSRHVGGTMTGHERAGFFLSLDNGDLSGLITLRGEKLAYTITTGADGRGWLRQVPIGKVMCVQFPLMPGGQSSKGAASAPIEIPLRNSRENASGVLYLDFDGETVTDTNWNSEFNDGNPIVARSFALTADEIVHIWNVVSEDFRPFNVNVTTDVERFNSAPKNKRMRCIFTPDQAWIADSEGLAGGWAYLNSFSANKDEPCWAFNDAPYTSMPETASHELGHTFGLGHDGGPGSEEYYSGHADNSWGAIMGAAFTARIVQWSKGEYEGANNHEDDIAIIGDADNGVGFTADGIGGGRFDATTIPLTSGSTFSQSAVLLGDTDVNMHRLTLPGAAGSSYYTVAIHARPAAVAADAKLSFEVQPFFYGLPAIATAGDPDSPEMDARIESLTLEGGSSYYLQVRGIGYAGSGSSAASSGFTAYGSAGEYTLEGTFIAYTKPVELQRLPVATDGVRDFDVTLAAVADGYPKAQITWEMSPDGGTTWILLGNGEIPPHGGTYVISEDGARLVISGLTPDMNAYQYRCTATNVIDTVSHSASSVTTLRVVESLVPSPVSLARDGTGTLYVADDKLHAIRTIAPAASGTFHVGSYAGETEAPGLANGAGGEARFNSPSGIAITPARDLYVADSGNHQIRLVTHAGTLAPSVTTFAGASASGLADGDAAATARFTSPGDVAVATGTVYVADTLNHAIRVIAGGTVTTLFGADGEAGWADGDAAGARLNQPSGIVVTDSGEIYVADTGNHVIRKIDSGTLATIAGLPGEAAFSDGAGFDAHFNRPMGLAFRSGTLYVADCENSAIRTVFTNSTGNYEAGTLAGDPLEPTRADGTAAQARFKYPRDIIAGVDGHLYVADTGNAAIRKIEPDHQNRISTLELKQQPPPEPPPPPTTGGNGSAEQSSTGGGAPSPWLLLAFAALAGLRFVRPRR, from the coding sequence ATGAAACACGTTCGTCCATTGATTGCGGTCTGCCTGTTGCTAGCCGCGTTAATTGTTGCCTGGCGCTGGAATGCGCGGCACGCCGGCCACGCGTCCCATGCACGGGAGGAGACGGCTCAACCTGCCTCCGCCGCGCCGCATAAATCCGTGACGGCGGACGCGATGGAGCAATCCGCCGCCGCCGCAGGCGAGTCCGCCGAGGCGACCCCTACCGGTGGCGCTGTCTCCCCGTGGGAACTCACGGGAAAAGTGGCTGACGCCCCGGCTCCACATGGCACCACAACATCGGCGATGGAAATCGATCTTGCCGCTGCACACACCGCGCTGCCTGCCATCAACAAGGGAGATTTCATCGATTTCGACTTAGGCGGAGGAAAGCAGATGCGTGGCAAAGTAAACATGGTCGCCATCGATGACTCCTCTCGACATGTCGGCGGAACAATGACCGGCCATGAGCGCGCGGGATTTTTCCTCAGCCTTGATAATGGCGATCTGTCCGGTCTCATCACACTGCGCGGCGAAAAACTTGCCTACACTATCACCACGGGAGCCGATGGGCGGGGTTGGCTTCGGCAAGTCCCCATCGGGAAAGTGATGTGCGTGCAATTCCCCTTGATGCCGGGAGGTCAATCTTCCAAAGGCGCGGCTTCCGCTCCCATCGAGATTCCCCTGCGCAACAGCCGCGAGAACGCCAGCGGAGTGCTTTATTTGGATTTCGACGGGGAAACAGTGACTGATACCAACTGGAACAGTGAATTCAATGACGGCAATCCAATCGTCGCGCGATCATTCGCCCTTACCGCGGACGAAATTGTTCATATTTGGAACGTGGTCAGCGAGGATTTCAGGCCGTTCAATGTCAATGTGACCACGGATGTTGAGCGTTTCAATAGTGCCCCGAAAAACAAACGGATGCGCTGCATCTTTACGCCCGATCAGGCATGGATTGCGGATAGCGAGGGACTCGCGGGTGGATGGGCCTACCTCAACTCATTCTCCGCCAACAAGGATGAGCCGTGCTGGGCGTTCAACGATGCACCCTACACAAGTATGCCCGAAACGGCCTCCCATGAGCTTGGTCATACTTTCGGGCTTGGGCATGATGGCGGACCGGGCTCCGAAGAATACTACAGCGGCCATGCCGACAACTCTTGGGGCGCTATCATGGGCGCGGCATTTACGGCGAGAATCGTGCAATGGAGCAAAGGCGAATACGAGGGGGCGAATAATCACGAAGACGACATCGCCATCATTGGCGATGCGGACAACGGTGTCGGTTTCACCGCCGACGGCATCGGCGGAGGACGTTTCGACGCCACCACCATCCCCCTCACCAGCGGCAGCACGTTCAGCCAGTCCGCCGTCCTTCTGGGCGACACCGACGTCAACATGCACCGGCTCACGCTCCCCGGCGCCGCGGGCTCCTCCTATTACACCGTCGCCATCCACGCCAGGCCGGCGGCGGTGGCGGCGGACGCGAAACTTTCCTTCGAGGTGCAACCCTTCTTTTACGGCCTGCCCGCCATCGCGACCGCCGGCGACCCCGATTCGCCCGAGATGGACGCGCGCATCGAATCCCTGACACTGGAAGGCGGCTCCTCGTATTACCTGCAAGTCCGGGGCATCGGCTACGCCGGCTCCGGCTCGAGCGCAGCCTCCTCCGGCTTCACCGCCTACGGCAGCGCGGGCGAATACACGCTGGAGGGCACGTTCATCGCCTACACCAAGCCGGTGGAGCTCCAGCGGCTCCCCGTCGCCACGGACGGCGTGCGCGACTTCGATGTCACGCTGGCGGCCGTGGCGGATGGCTATCCAAAGGCGCAGATCACATGGGAAATGTCCCCCGACGGCGGGACGACCTGGATACTGCTGGGCAACGGGGAAATCCCCCCGCACGGCGGCACCTATGTGATTTCCGAGGACGGCGCCCGCCTCGTCATCTCCGGCCTCACCCCGGACATGAACGCCTACCAATATCGGTGCACCGCGACCAACGTCATCGACACGGTGAGTCATTCCGCGAGCAGCGTCACCACGCTCCGGGTCGTCGAATCCCTCGTGCCCAGCCCGGTCTCGCTGGCGCGCGACGGCACCGGCACCCTCTACGTCGCCGACGACAAACTGCACGCCATCCGCACCATCGCCCCCGCGGCCTCCGGGACCTTCCACGTCGGCTCCTATGCCGGCGAAACCGAGGCGCCCGGCCTCGCCAACGGCGCCGGCGGCGAGGCCCGTTTCAACAGCCCCAGCGGCATCGCCATCACTCCCGCGCGCGACCTCTACGTGGCCGACAGCGGCAATCATCAAATCCGCCTCGTCACCCACGCCGGCACCCTGGCCCCCTCGGTCACGACCTTCGCCGGCGCGTCCGCCTCCGGCCTCGCCGACGGCGACGCGGCCGCCACGGCGCGATTCACCAGTCCGGGCGACGTGGCGGTTGCCACCGGAACCGTCTATGTGGCCGACACCCTCAACCACGCGATCCGCGTGATCGCCGGCGGCACGGTGACCACCCTTTTCGGCGCCGACGGGGAAGCAGGCTGGGCCGACGGCGACGCGGCCGGCGCCCGGCTCAACCAACCCTCCGGCATCGTGGTGACCGACTCCGGCGAAATCTACGTGGCCGACACTGGCAACCACGTCATCCGCAAGATCGACAGCGGCACCCTGGCCACCATCGCCGGGCTGCCGGGCGAGGCGGCCTTCAGCGACGGCGCCGGCTTCGACGCCCATTTCAACCGGCCCATGGGACTCGCGTTCCGGAGCGGCACGCTCTACGTGGCCGATTGCGAAAATTCCGCCATCCGCACGGTCTTCACCAACAGCACGGGCAACTACGAGGCCGGCACCCTGGCGGGCGACCCGCTGGAACCCACGCGCGCCGACGGCACGGCGGCGCAGGCGCGCTTCAAGTATCCGCGGGACATCATCGCCGGGGTGGACGGCCACCTCTACGTGGCCGACACCGGCAATGCCGCCATTCGCAAAATCGAGCCCGACCATCAAAACCGGATCTCGACCCTCGAACTCAAGCAACAGCCGCCGCCCGAGCCTCCGCCGCCGCCAACGACCGGCGGCAATGGATCTGCGGAACAAAGCAGCACCGGCGGCGGCGCGCCCTCGCCGTGGCTTCTGCTCGCGTTTGCCGCGCTGGCCGGATTGCGCTTCGTCCGCCCGCGCCGTTGA
- a CDS encoding outer membrane beta-barrel protein, whose product MKLNTFSRILGVAIGMLMTNLLVQGQTGSLAGRDVIGFWEVGPGIMLSSGLKVKQSGGRVIEGDSTFIGGTFSGGALLKGHHKLQLTAGYFYAADDVRASDLPSGEIEQRINFIPVVAEYHYRFAFSETVALRAGALFGVSAISLTYTNTDLDSFPGKKHYEAAVTYGGSVGMDVRLTDNLHLDFGYKYVGTGKTSFRPKGGGSEYRMDSIGGHLLSAALQMRF is encoded by the coding sequence ATGAAACTTAATACTTTCAGCCGCATCCTCGGTGTCGCCATCGGGATGCTCATGACGAATCTTCTTGTGCAAGGGCAGACGGGCTCGCTCGCGGGCCGCGATGTCATCGGTTTTTGGGAGGTGGGTCCCGGCATCATGCTTTCGTCCGGTTTGAAGGTGAAACAAAGCGGCGGGCGCGTCATCGAGGGCGACTCGACTTTCATCGGCGGCACCTTTTCGGGCGGGGCATTGCTCAAGGGGCATCATAAGCTCCAGCTTACCGCCGGCTACTTCTATGCGGCGGATGACGTGAGGGCCTCGGACCTCCCGTCCGGCGAGATCGAGCAGCGGATCAACTTCATCCCGGTGGTGGCCGAGTATCACTATCGTTTCGCTTTCAGCGAAACGGTGGCGCTGCGCGCCGGAGCGCTCTTCGGCGTTTCCGCGATCAGTCTCACCTACACCAATACCGACCTGGACTCGTTTCCCGGCAAAAAACACTACGAGGCCGCCGTCACCTATGGCGGCAGCGTCGGAATGGACGTCAGGCTCACCGACAATCTCCACCTCGACTTCGGCTACAAATATGTCGGCACCGGCAAGACCTCTTTCAGGCCCAAGGGCGGCGGCTCGGAATACAGGATGGATTCCATCGGCGGCCACTTGCTTTCCGCCGCCCTCCAGATGCGTTTCTGA
- a CDS encoding DUF192 domain-containing protein has product MKNANPVSSLLGVLLALAFAGTLAGCGGAKSDAQARKPVSEYFSIKVGGQTVRMQLAVQQLEMARGLMGRRDLAEDQGMIFVYQKPARMGFYMRNTPTPLDIGYFTADGVLREIYPMYPHDETTVSSRGKDMQFALEMNQGWFERHGVRPGARLDLDALKAAMKARGFSPKDYGW; this is encoded by the coding sequence ATGAAAAACGCAAATCCGGTTTCATCGTTGTTGGGTGTGCTGCTGGCGCTGGCGTTCGCGGGAACGCTGGCCGGATGCGGCGGGGCCAAATCGGACGCGCAGGCGCGCAAACCGGTGTCGGAGTATTTTTCCATCAAGGTCGGCGGGCAGACGGTGCGGATGCAACTGGCGGTGCAACAACTGGAGATGGCGCGCGGGTTGATGGGGCGGCGCGATCTGGCGGAGGACCAGGGGATGATTTTCGTTTACCAGAAACCGGCCCGGATGGGGTTCTACATGCGCAACACGCCCACGCCGCTCGATATCGGCTACTTCACCGCCGACGGCGTGCTGCGCGAGATTTACCCGATGTATCCGCACGACGAGACGACGGTTTCGTCGCGGGGCAAGGACATGCAGTTTGCGCTGGAGATGAACCAAGGCTGGTTCGAGCGGCACGGCGTCCGGCCCGGCGCGCGGCTCGATCTCGACGCGCTCAAGGCCGCGATGAAGGCGCGGGGATTCTCACCGAAGGATTACGGATGGTGA